A single Amphiura filiformis chromosome 19, Afil_fr2py, whole genome shotgun sequence DNA region contains:
- the LOC140140725 gene encoding NXPE family member 3-like, whose amino-acid sequence MNTSGKSLPSLSKDRAVEPKLPPSNTMRTPTTECTSVDQLPMIEGLTSSNISWPSWLLNGRSVELEESKHPSSQYIEMNNLVPACPKYFDAFIKDPKPVYLLCDTIELIITARDCKNRTLNSGGDYLWTWIKTDSLNASQTQEGNITDVGNGTYIARFTLRWIGEVTPVVAVIRTRQEINYLRQWRQKVPARFCYNGTFELRNVTTTVPCHITPWMNLTNTNIKLGKTRHLCNFTDPFTGAPWYCIKPPNMPCSAYDYHRGDTEREKLYDDSKLYFSASKGFNYIKNIKPRVINVVNIDQNSSLSGPFSTCEFTKNLLMCNSERGDMFSPNPTSGLYYKNIWVSLQCKKSKFEKNKIIQILQNKTILFFGDSTVRQWFEFITDSLWNGSCITQLGGTKIGYSAEYNISLAFTFHGFPVRGKPTKASDFDYIANRLDALKTGGPGVIIVLTIWAHFTTTTLEFYQDRLLSIKNAIIRLQKRYPGTRIFIKSANTRSKRIASLSNWYAWECDQLMRKMLGHIPGITIIDVWGMTIGHYTGFHIHPDHVVVSNEIDLLLSFI is encoded by the coding sequence ATGAATACAAGCGGTAAATCCTTGCCAAGTTTATCAAAGGATCGAGCCGTTGAGCCCAAACTGCCACCATCCAACACTATGAGAACACCAACTACGGAGTGCACTAGTGTCGATCAACTGCCAATGATTGAAGGACTTACGAGTTCAAATATATCCTGGCCAAGTTGGTTATTAAATGGTCGTTCCGTTGAACTCGAAGAGTCCAAACATCCTTCTTCTCAATACATTGAAATGAACAACTTAGTACCAGCCTGTCCAAAGTATTTCGATGCATTTATCAAAGATCCTAAACCAGTTTATCTGCTATGCGATACAATAGAGTTGATAATTACGGCAAGAGATTGCAAGAACAGGACATTAAACTCTGGAGGTGATTACTTGTGGACGTGGATAAAAACAGATTCCTTGAATGCAAGTCAAACTCAAGAAGGTAACATTACTGATGTGGGTAATGGGACCTACATTGCTCGATTTACCCTCAGATGGATTGGGGAGGTGACCCCCGTTGTAGCTGTTATTAGAACTCGACAAGAAATCAATTATTTGAGGCAATGGAGACAGAAAGTTCCTGCTAGATTTTGCTATAATGGAACATTCGAACTCCGCAATGTCACTACAACAGTACCATGTCACATAACTCCTTGGATGAATCTTACTAACACAAATATCAAACTTGGTAAAACGCGCCATTTGTGCAACTTCACAGACCCTTTCACCGGTGCGCCATGGTATTGCATTAAACCACCAAATATGCCATGTTCTGCGTATGATTACCATCGAGGAGACACAGAAAGAGAAAAATTGTACGATGATTCAAAGTTGTATTTCAGTGCATCCAAAGGGTTTAActatataaaaaacatcaaaCCTCGCGTTATAAATGTTGTTAATATCGACCAAAACAGCTCTCTTTCCGGACCATTTTCAACTTGTGAGTTCACCAAGAATCTGCTAATGTGTAACTCTGAGCGTGGGGATATGTTCTCGCCAAACCCCACATCGGGAttatattacaaaaatatatgggtATCTTTGCAgtgtaaaaaatcaaaatttgaaaagaacaaaataattcaaattttacaaaacaaaactATACTTTTCTTCGGTGATTCAACAGTCCGACAATGGTTTGAGTTTATAACGGATAGTCTGTGGAATGGGTCCTGTATTACGCAACTCGGTGGTACTAAGATTGGATACTCGGCAGAATACAACATATCATTAGCCTTTACATTCCATGGTTTTCCTGTTCGTGGTAAGCCTACTAAGGCATCAGATTTTGACTACATAGCAAACAGACTTGACGCTTTGAAAACTGGAGGACCTGGTGTGATCATTGTGCTTACCATTTGGGCGCATTTTACAACAACCACACTGGAATTTTATCAAGATCGTTTGTTAAGCATCAAAAATGCAATCATTCGTTTACAAAAAAGATATCCTGGGACGAGGATATTCATCAAATCGGCTAATACTAGATCCAAAAGAATAGCCTCACTGAGCAATTGGTATGCTTGGGAATGCGACCAGCTAATGAGAAAGATGCTAGGACATATTCCAGGGATTACCATAATAGATGTTTGGGGTATGACTATTGGTCATTATACGGGGTTTCACATTCACCCTGACCATGTTGTTGTAAGCAATGAAATTGATTTGCTACTGTCGTTTATCTAG